aaatataggttcaataaagacaactataattaaagaaaatgcatttataaatcagaaaagacaactataattaaggaaaattaatttattactttagtggcattctaatgtaaataactACAAAAACTTAGGGGTATTTTcaaagtgtacttctattttaataatatagattactTTAAATCGGTCCTTAAGGCACTTTCTTACGTCTATAGCAGCATTGAAACCGATAGGCTTGTCCCCTTCCAATTACAGACTACATTTATGCAGCTTTGGTTAAAATGCGGTAGAATAGAATAGTATATTCTCATAATTTAATGCTAATTCAGTGTGATTAACAGAACTAATTAACTTTTGATCGATTATCTATAATACAAAGGTTATTTCCAGAGATTTTTTGTCTGTCGATTGATAAATTGCAGATTTTACTTCAGAATTTCCACTgattattttaactaaatttaaattttaaattttctttttcaaaataatgttttaaataaattaaaatggtaTTTCAATTTATCTTCAAAATTTTCACTGATCAGTTTAAATATTGTTACCTTATTCAGTTCTCTAAATCTAAGTGAAAGgcaataatatatattctaaattaaatatttttaaaaatttcaaaatgatgatttcaaaaaaattaaaatggtgTTTCAATTATAGACTACATCTATGCAGCTTTGGTTAAAATATGATTGATACATGGAACAATATATAGTCATAATGTAATACTAATTCAATGtgattaacaaaattaattaaccTTTGATTGTTTATCTATAATGCATGGGTTATTTTGCTTCCCGAGCTTTTTCTCTTATTGgttaatcataattttttgatattcaCAGATTTTGCTTCAAAATATACTTcagtttaattaaatttaaatatttttaaaattttaaaatgatgtttttcaaaaaaattaaatggtgTTTCGATTTTGCTTCAAAATTTTCACTGATCAGtttaaatcttattatattATTCAGTATTTGTAAATCTAAAAAACAATAGTATAAATTCTAAGAGCACTACATTTATGCAGATTTAGTTAAAATgtgatagatatatatatagtcataaTATAATGGCAACTCAATGTGATTTACAGATTTAACTAACCTTTGATCTATTATCTACAATATATGGGTTATTTTGATTATCAAGCCTTTTCTCTCTATTAATTAGTCGTAAGTTTTTGATATTCACATATTTTGCTACAAAATTTTCacaaataattttaactaaattcaaatatttttaaaaaaatttcaaaaatgatgtttttcaaaaaatattaaaatggtGTTTcgattttgtttcaaaatttccACTGATAAATTTatctcttattattttattcaatataTGTAAATCTaagtgaaagaaaataatataaattatgaatgtaatattttaaatttccaaaatgatgttttccaaaaaattaaaatggtgTTTCAATTATATATAGACTACATTTATGCAGATTTGGTTAAAATGTGATAGATATATAGCATAGTATATAGTTAGAATTTAATGCTAATTCAATGTGATTAACATAATTAGTTAACCTTTACTTTTTTAATCGATTGTCTATAATGCATGGATTATTTTGCATATCACGTTTTTTCTCTCTACTATATTGCATTCCCTCTCCAAAACATGACGTTTCACGTTTTTTAACAACCAGATAAATGGCATGATCTAATTTTGAAATAGATTACACATTAGAGCacttctaatatatttttattaaaataaaataaataagtttataatatatgtgaaattaatttatataaatatctataaatagtattttttatttttatctaaatataaatcaatatatttcttcttttaaatatataaaataatatttttattttagaaaataattaaaatgagttggaatatatttttttataacggCAATGAACCAGAGATACTTTTACAACCTGATCGACCTTGATGTACCTCTAATACTTGCAATATTTTGCATAGCCTAAGTTGAAAAAAAGTATCTCAATTTCACTTAAAACAAACTAAGAATAGGAAAACACAAGAGGGATTTGAGAttgtttaattttgtaaaagaaTATTAATATAAGAGAAGTATCTGATatggttttaattttgttatttacttAAATTCTAAAAAGgaaaggaaaacaaaataaagtctGCAAGTGGTTTAATTGtgagaaaatattataatttaagtaaacaatttttatttaaatattaatattagtaaGTTTagttacttattttatataCCTCGGCGATATAGATGTTCTAAACACCAAGTTCTGTCAGTTTTGGATAATTAGCTAGTCGTCATATTTTCTGattcaaaaaatagaaaatacaaGTATAGATCTTAAATATCCTGTTATGGATTTTCAAAGATTCTCAATATATGTTTGCATATGTATGTATTACCATTTGGTATGTTTAAACATGTGATAGATTGTAGATTGTCCGGTATTTTAACTAATCCTACAGAAAATGCTAAAGGTTCATAAATGACAAGCACAATCAtaccaaaacaaaagaatatataGATCACGAAATCCACctacttatttttatattttaacaaaaaaaacctttttatttctaaaatttattccGAAATCAAAACTAACATTTGGAACATACGTACCTGGTCTTGattttataataagaaaattaaaattatgctTGCAAAAAAATCGATCACTGGCCTTAACCATTAGAACCATGGGACTATCTTTTGTCAAAGTAGTAAATATATAGTTCTGGACATGTTTTTGCAATTCcctctttttcttctctttgtttgaTTGTAATTGCTTTAAGTTCAATTATTATAAGAAAAGGAGTTCGATCATGCAAATATATGATGACATCCTGTATGACCTCAAAGacaagaaaagacaaaattgGCACAAAAAGTGAGAATATTCAAACACAATTGGACCAGAAAGTAAAACATGGGTAGGCACATAggattacatatataaaaagaaactatTCAACTTACATATATGTAGAAAAACAGCAAAgcaaatctgaaaataatttcTTGATTCTGCTAGCTGCCCATATAACCTATGTGCCCACTCATGTAAAAAAGACATTCTTGATCCTTATCAGATGACACATTCACATGGAACATCACATCAGTCTCCTTAATTCAAGAGagagaaacaacaaaaagaCACATCACAAGttgctctctctctcccacGCCATGTGTAACGTGTAAATGCAATTTGCTTATTCTTCTCAATCTTAATATTCTCCACCTCTACTCCTACCCGCTCCTTCTCAATGGATTCTTGACTCTTATTTCTCtgttaaaattaacaaaaaataattaacaaataatcaaaaattgCATAATTAAACAACTAATGATATTTATAGTAAGCTAGTAACGTACCGAAAGATTTCTTGCAATGAAGAACGGCTTCGTAAATGGAGCTCTCTGAGTCACAAGACCTTCTCCAATAACAATCATCTGCAACACTTATTCTTGGCGACGACGTCGTTTCCTCAGAATAAACTCTGCTTCTAGACAACGTCTTTGAACGGATCCTAGCGTCAAAACCGGTACTTCCATGTGATCCAGCGGATCTACATCTCCTCAATCTTTTACACAATGGCGTCAAAAAATCAAGATACCTTAACAAAACCCACTTTGATACTCTCTTCAATTttctacaagaaggagacttgcTCTGAATGTCACGTGtcaccatcttcttctctgttttcgTATCCAACGGCTCATATTTTTCCTTAGTATTTGCTGCCGTGGCTTTTGATAGATAAGGCATGACGTACCCGTCACGGAAAATATCGTCAGCGTGAACTAAAGTGTGATCCTCGTCGGTAAAAGAGAAAAAGGTATCGAACTTGAAGCTACTTTCATGGGCTTTGTTGATGAAGAATCTTCTAGAAGGAGGCAATCTTGGATCCATCTCGATGAAGGAAGAAGAATCTTCGTAGTTTTGATGATAATCATCGATGGAAGCTTCTAAAGAAGGAAAGTTAACTAACCAACTGTAAGAGAAGCTCTCTATGGGAACTAGTTGCATTGAAGCTTCTTGTTGATTTTCTTCCATGGccgatataaaaataaaagtctgAGGGATATGTATATATGGTCTTGATGTGTTCAGAGGTTTTTGTTGGAGACAGGAATATGTTTTGAGTGGAGAACATATGTTTCAGTGTATATATAGAGAGGAAGGGACGTACATACATATATAGAAGCAAAGatataatatactttaatttttataacggtaatatattatatttatgtggTTTGTTTGGTAAAAGACAATAGATATTAATATTTGGAAAAGAAACATAAGAGTTCGTGAGCCCATACTTACCTCTCGTTATGTGCTGTTGCCTTCACCCCTTTTCTCTCATTTAGTTTAGTTTATACTCTTTTTCCATAT
This genomic stretch from Raphanus sativus cultivar WK10039 chromosome 3, ASM80110v3, whole genome shotgun sequence harbors:
- the LOC108845926 gene encoding probable membrane-associated kinase regulator 6, which gives rise to MEENQQEASMQLVPIESFSYSWLVNFPSLEASIDDYHQNYEDSSSFIEMDPRLPPSRRFFINKAHESSFKFDTFFSFTDEDHTLVHADDIFRDGYVMPYLSKATAANTKEKYEPLDTKTEKKMVTRDIQSKSPSCRKLKRVSKWVLLRYLDFLTPLCKRLRRCRSAGSHGSTGFDARIRSKTLSRSRVYSEETTSSPRISVADDCYWRRSCDSESSIYEAVLHCKKSFEK